A single genomic interval of Gouania willdenowi chromosome 22, fGouWil2.1, whole genome shotgun sequence harbors:
- the nusap1 gene encoding nucleolar and spindle-associated protein 1, which produces MDLDSMKYAELRTLAKEFGLKGNMKADKLLKALKLHYEQKRTDAETDQDNHDVFEGDKTPEENANNHKEESSGRVAFVNTRRVKAKRKISDVTPSIKLDVCLPAKAVEGVAEGKNSSNTRGAKKRRVFSKNKDEAEPELPVDIRTTEDEQQQHQSDTKDQEPLQSETEKAKITVKQGKIPRLQQRNKTLLKPVTPNFKKLHEAQFNKMESIDCYMQRKTKQMETHKNPVKDQKKTNVSHAGIFSPLPGNKRAAEGQRRHTVLSATKAPSNKPTGKEEAPFRPSVLSTRRINVRFSEATHYNENKKKCVIKPLDHMSPCAFSSTPRKSNNKAAESSVVKTSTSSVKKTPAPFVFSGNTSTTMTPGTQKKQTFDLKSSLSRTLAYQPHKGKLKPFGEVKENPTANKSLVSNPHQENYKQHKVQSREDRRVKQAEGRKQKKESLLGARRGLVMM; this is translated from the exons ATGGATTTAGACTCCATGAAATATGCAGAACTGCGAACACTTGCTAAGGAGTTTGGCCTCAAAGGAAACATGAAG GCTGATAAACTCCTGAAAGCCTTGAAACTTCATTATGAACAGAAGAGGACGGACGCAGAAACTGATCAG GATAACCACGATGTCTTTGAAGGCGACAAAACTCCAGAAGAAAATGCCAATAACCATAAAGAGGAGAGTTCAGGACGTGTTGCTTTTGTAAACACACGCCGTGTAAAAGCCAAGAGGAAGATCTCTGATGTCACCCCAAGCATCAAGCTTGATGTCTGCTTACCAGCAAAGGCAGTGGAG GGTGTTGCTGAAGGGAAGAATTCGAGCAACACCAGGGGGGCAAAGAAGAGACGGGTGTTTTCAAAGAATAAGGATGAAGCTGAACCTGAGCTTCCTGTGGACATAAGAACCACTGAggatgagcagcagcagcaccagtcTGACACCAAAGATCAAGAACCTCTGCAGAGTGAGACAG AAAAGGCCAAAATAACGGTGAAGCAGGGTAAAATTCCACGTCTCCAGCAGAGGAACAAGACTCTACTGAAACCTGTCACTCCCA ATTTTAAAAAGCTTCACGAAGCGCAGTTCAACAAGATGGAGTCCATTGATTGTTACATGCAGAGGAAGACCAAACAGATGGAGACACACAAGAACCCCGTTAAAGATCAGAAG AAGACAAATGTGTCCCACGCTGGCATTTTCAGTCCACTCCCTGGAAACAAGAGAGCAGCTGAAGGACAGCGCAGACACACTGTTCTTTCAGCCACTAAAGCTCCTTCAAACAAACCGACTGGGAAGGAAGAGGCTCCATTCAGACCGTCTGTTCTCTCCACTCGCAGGATCAATGTTCG GTTCTCAGAGGCCACTCATTACAATGAGAACAAGAAGAAGTGTGTGATTAAACCACTGGACCACATGTCTCCCTGCGCATTCTCCAGCACGCCACGGAAATCCAACAATAAGGCAGCGGAATCCTCTGTGGTCAAGACTTCAACATCCTCCGTCAAAAAGACTCCAG CTCCGTTTGTTTTCAGCGGAAACACGAGCACGACAATGACTCCAGGAACACAAAAGAAGCAGACCTTTGATCTGAAGAGCAGTTTGTCACGCACACTCGCATACCAGCCTCATAAAG GGAAACTGAAGCCGTTCGGAGAGGTCAAAGAGAATCCAACAGCCAACAAATCCCTGGTCTCTAATCCACATCAGGAAAATTATAAACAACACAAAGTCCAATCAAG GGAGGACAGGAGGGTTAAACAAGCAGAGGGACGCAAACAGAAGAAAGAGAGTTTGCTGGGAGCACGAAGAGGCCTCGTCATGATGTGA
- the ndufaf1 gene encoding complex I intermediate-associated protein 30, mitochondrial, translating into MCALKLLRCSHYQRLLLPSVSPLSVPRRSVTPSEYRRPGQPQDKRRPWQKVNFNFSKGVEGIKKHFTLLKKEVTDPFIGPEGRPLREHMLEQNRVLWEFKGPQDLEQWTVSCDQEIGGHSEVHLKMSRNNSTCFLYGTLSSVPPKDGETRYSGYCTMRSKKPQALFDRKKHHDWTTFNTLYLRVRGDGRPWMINIAAETYFSHQKDDIYNYFLYTRGGPYWQDVKIPFSKFFLTHRGRVQDDQHPLWLDKVNSIGFTLGDKVNGPFQLEIDYIGVCIDYAHTEEFAYELYKRNPEV; encoded by the exons ATGTGTGCATTGAAGCTGCTGCGTTGCAGCCACTATCAGAGGCTGCTCCTCCCCTCCGTCTCCCCCCTCAGCGTGCCCAGACGTAGTGTGACCCCTAGTGAATACAGACGGCCCGGTCAGCCCCAGGACAAAAGGCGTCCATGGCAGAAGGTGAACTTCAACTTCTCCAAGGGTGTGGAGGGGATAAAGAAGCATTTCACTCTGCTGAAGAAGGAGGTGACGGACCCTTTTATTGGTCCAGAGGGGAGACCGCTTCGTGAGCACATGCTGGAGCAGAACAGAGTGCTGTGGGAGTTCAAAGGACCGCAGGACCTCGAGCAATGGACGGTGTCCTGCGATCAGGAGATAGGAGGCCATAGTGAGGTCCACCTGAAGATGAGTAGGAATAATAGCACCTGTTTCCTCTACGGGACTCTGAGTTCTGTCCCTCCAAAGGATGGAGAGACGCGTTACAGTGGATACTGCACAATGCGTTCAAAAAAACCACAG GCTTTGTTCGATAGAAAGAAGCACCATGACTGGACCACCTTTAATACTTTATATTTGCGTGTGCGTGGTGACGGCCGTCCATGGATGATCAACATCGCAGCAGAAACGTACTTCTCTCACCAGAAAGACGACATATACAACTACTTCCTGTACACCAGGGGAGGGCCCTACTGGCAGGATGTAAAG ATTCCTTTCTCTAAGTTTTTCCTCACACATCGAGGACGAGTCCAGGATGACCAGCACCCTCTATGGCTGGACAAG GTCAACTCCATTGGCTTTACTTTGGGGGATAAAGTGAACGGGCCATTCCAGCTGGAAATAGATTACATCGGTGTCTGTATAGATTACGCACACACTGAAGAGTTTGCCTACGAGTTATACAAGAGGAACCCTGAAGTgtga
- the rtf1 gene encoding RNA polymerase-associated protein RTF1 homolog — protein MVNVKKRKGRVVIDSDSEDSASDDNLDQELLSLAKRKRVDSGEQEEPVSKPAASTDSETSDSDDEWTVGGTKGKKKAKPGKGSEKKNATKKKVHKTTASGSSDGDSSAESSAPEEGEVSDSESNSSSSSSDSDSSEDEVFKDGYDDDLMGDAEDRARLEQMTEKEREQELFNRIEKREVLKRRFEIKKKLKTAKKKEKEEKKKKQEEEQEKRKLSQVPDTVVMSHNKERRSKRDEKLDKKSQAMEELKAEREKKKNKTAELLAKRLPLKASDVYSDDEEEEEEDDDKSSIKSDRSSRSSSYDDDEKEETPPKSQPVSLPDELNRIRLSRHKLERWCHMPFFAKTVTGCFVRIGIGNSSSKPVYRVAEIVDVVETAKVYQLGITRTNKGLQLRHGGDTRVFRLEFVSNQEFTESEFIKWKEAMIMAGMQVPTLDEITKKELSIKEAVNYKFNDKDIEDIVKEKDRFRKAPSNYAMKKTQLLKDKAMAEESGDGEKVKVIQDELNELEERAEALDRQRTKNISAISYINQRNRSWNIVESEKALVAEGLNAKNQQMDPFTRRQCKPTMVSNARDPSVHAAILAHLNQKYGSGSAEDSSSTENNTVGQANLKDKEVPKPTTDLSEDLFKVHDFDVKIDLQVPNAEAKSLSVSSNALPVKDGAPRRSLNLEDYKKRRGLI, from the exons ATGGTGAATGTGAAGAAGCGGAAAGGTCGAGTTGTTATTGACTCCGATTCTGAAGACAGCGCAAGCGATGATAATTTAGATCAG GAGCTGTTGTCTCTGGCCAAGAGGAAGAGGGTAGATTCTGGTGAACAGGAGGAACCAGTTAGCAAACCTGCAGCTTCCACAGACTCAGAGACATCCGACAGTGATGATGAG TGGACTGTTGGTGGCACAAAAGGCAAAAAGAAGGCCAAGCCGGGAAAGGGCTCAGAAAAGAAGAATGCTACTAAGAAAAAGGTTCATAAAACCACAGCGTCTGGCAGCTCAGATGGAGACAGCTCAGCTGAGAGTTCTGCACCAGAGGAAG GTGAAGTTTCGGATTCAGAGAGCAACAGTTCGTCTTCCAGCTCGGACTCAGACTCCTCTGAAGACGAGGTGTTTAAAGATGGCTACGATGACGACCTAATGGGCGATGCTGAGGACAGAGCTCGTTTAGAGCAGATGacggagaaagagagagagcaagAGCTGTTCAACAGAATAGAGAAGAGAGAGGTGCTCAAGAGACG GTTTGAAATCAAGAAAAAGCTGAAGACGGCaaaaaagaaggagaaggaggagaaaaaaaagaagcaggaGGAAGagcaagaaaaaagaaagctatCTCAGGTCCCAGACACAGTG GTGATGTCACACAACAAGGAGAGGCGATCAAAACGTGATGAGAAGCTCGACAAAAAGTCTCAGGCAATGGAAGAGTTGAAAGCCGAGcgtgagaagaagaaaaacaaaacgg CTGAGCTTCTGGCCAAACGTTTGCCCCTGAAGGCGAGTGACGTCTACTCTgacgatgaggaggaggaggaagaagatgaCGACAAGTCGTCTATCAAGAGTGACCGCAGCTCACGCTCTTCATCTTACGATGACGATGA AAAAGAAGAGACTCCCCCTAAGTCGCAGCCTGTTTCGCTCCCAGATGAGCTGAACCGGATACGCCTGTCCCGACACAAGCTGGAGCGCTGGTGTCACATGCCCTTCTTCGCTAAGACTGTGACCGGCTGCTTTGTGAGGATTGGGATCGGGAACAGCAGCAGTAAACCAGTTTACAGG GTGGCTGAGATTGTGGATGTAGTAGAGACGGCTAAAGTTTACCAGCTCGGAATAACGCGAACAAACAAAGGATTACAATTAAG GCACGGCGGTGACACACGCGTTTTCAGGCTGGAGTTTGTATCAAATCAAGAGTTCACAGAAAGTGAATTCATAAAGTGGAAAGAGGCG ATGATAATGGCTGGAATGCAGGTGCCCACTCTTGACGAAATCACAAAGAAagagctgtcaatcaaagaaGCTGTAAACTACAAGTTCAATGACAAAGACATTGAGGAT ATCGTCAAAGAAAAAGACCGTTTCAGAAAAGCCCCGTCAAATTACGCCATGAAGAAAACGCAGCTGCTCAAAGACAAG gccatggCTGAGGAAAGTGGAGATGGTGAGAAAGTAAAGGTGATCCAGGATGAGCTGAACGAGCTGGAGGAAAGGGCCGAAGCTCTGGACAGACAGAGAACTAAGAACATCTCTGCTATCAG CTACATTAACCAGAGGAACAGAAGCTGGAACATTGTGGAATCAGAGAAAGCTCTAGTG GCTGAAGGACTGAATGCCAAAAACCAGCAGATGGACCCCTTCACTCGGAGACAATGCAAACCTACCATGGTGTCAAAT GCTAGAGACCCATCGGTCCACGCAGCTATTCTTGCTCACCTGAATCAGAAATATGGCTCAGGCTCAGCAGAAGATTCCTCCAGTACAGAGAACAACACAGTG GGTCAAGCAAACCTGAAGGACAAAGAAGTCCCCAAGCCGACCACTGACCTCTCCGAAGACTTGTTTAAAGTTCATGATTTCGATGTAAAAATTGACCTCCAGGTTCCTAATGCAG AGGCAAAGTCACTATCTGTGAGCTCCAATGCACTGCCAGTGAAAGATGGCGCCCCTCGCAGGTCCCTCAACCTAGAGGACTACAAGAAGAGACGGGGCCTCATCTGA